The window TTCCCCTCGCGCCGATTGGAGCACTCGAGCCGCCAGCGCGTGATGAACTCCTTTGTGACGGCGCGCTGATCGCGCGTGCCGAAGTCCACGGTTCGCACGTTGAAGAAGCCGATGCGTTCGTCGGCCCGCCGCGGCATCATCGGCTGCTCCGGAAGCCTAACGATGCTCCAGTGCGCCACCACGCTCTGCGCCTGCTGCGCCCCGGCGGCTGCACCGCCGCCACCACCACCGCCGCGGCCTGCTGTCGCCGCTGCCCCGGGCACGCCGGTCTGCGTCGCCTCGATCTCGACGTTGTCAGGGAACGCCATCGCGTGCTCGATGTACGACCGCGTCGCGTCGATGTTCCCACGAATCGCTGCGACTTCGGGGACATTTGTCGTGAAGAGACGCGTCACGTCAATTACTGCGGAGCTATCAGGCCCGTAAGCCTCCACGTTCACGACCGCGATGATCGGCCCGTAGTTCGAGTGCTCGACCGCCCGGTAAACGCTGAGCGTCGTGTCGGCGGTGATCGAGAACGATGGCGAGCGGAGGATCACGCGATTGCCATTTCGCTCCCATCGCAGCGTGCGCTCGCCGAACTCGTCGCCCGCGTACTCACCGAAGCCGCCGCCCGCGCCACCGCCGCCACCGTTTCGTCCTTGCGGCTGCGGCGCGGCGGCGAAGGCATACCGTCCAACGAGCAGCTCGTCCCTGCCCATCTCTTTCTCCGGAATCTCGAAGTAGAGTCGGTCGCCGACGCGATGGACGGCGAACATTCCGCGCCGGGTGATCGCCTCACGCGTGATGACGCGGTTGTACGGACGCGGACGCGCCGCGGCGAGACCCAAGCCGGCAGCACCGCCGCCGGCACCACCAGCGCCGCGTTCCGCCTGCGAATCTGAAGGTGTTGTGGGTGAGGCCGTTCCGCGGTTAGGCGACTGTGTTGGACTTTGAACGGGCGACGGCTGCGTCGCCGGCGGTGCTTTCGAGCAGCCGGCGACAACACCGACGGCGCTGAGGAGAATGGCGATTCGTCTGGACATTGGAGGTGACCACGGGAGATGAGAGGCCGCGACGCGCGGACTCTTGGCGTCGTGATCCCGACCTGCGTCGGGAGTGCGCCATGGGATGATGACGGTAGCTCTTGGAAAGCTCAAGCTGCGGAGCGCACGCATTACCACCCCGTTCGTCCGCCTCGACACAGAGGCGTGGATGAAATGGTGACGCGGTACAACGTTGCCTGCCGCCTCTATACGCACGCTACCCGCTTAACGCTCTGGGATCGCCCATGCTCCCCATCCGCGCACTCGGTGTCCTCGGCCTGGTCGGTTCGGCAATCGTAGTTACCGAATCCCGACGCACCCCGCCTGATTTGCCGCCGGAAACGATGTTCCGCGGCGGACCCGCGCACCACGGGGTCTACCATGGTGGTGGTCCAACTCTGCTCGGTCTCGCCTGGCGAGCCGCGACAAATGGCGATGTGGTGTCTTCGCCCGCGATCGCGAATGGCATCGTCTACGTCGGCAGCGGAGATGGCGGCCTCTACGCTTTCGAGCTGGCGACCGGGGTGCGCCGCTGGAAGTACGACGCCGCCAGCCCGGTGAGCTCCTCACCCGCCATCGGCGGTGGTCTCGTGTACGCCGAGTCGCGCGAGGGAAGCATCTTCGCGGTCGACGCCGCCACCGGAGCGCGGCGGTGGCGCATAACGACGGGAAAGGACCTTCCCTTACCGTGGGGGCATGAAAGTGGGGATTATTTCCTGTCGTCGCCGGCGTATGTCGACGGGACGATCGTGGTGGGGGCCGGCGACGGCGGAATCTACGCGCTCGATGCAACGACGGGCCGCCGCAAGTGGCGCGCGCAGACCGAAGGTCGCGTACGCGCTTCGCCCGCGGTCGCGAACGGAAAGGTCTACGCAGGATCATACGACGGCCGCGTCTACTGCTACGACCTAACGAATGGCGCACTCCGCTGGCGCTACGAAACGCAGGGGGTGACGCTTCAGTCCGGCTCGTATGGATTCGACCGGAGGAGCATTCAGTCGTCGCCGGCGGTCGACAACGGCGTCGTCTACGTCGGCGCCCGCGATGGATTCCTGTACGCGATCGGTGCCGATGACGGCAAGCTACGCTGGAGAGTCGATCACAAAGTCTCATGGATCATCACGTCGCCCGCAGTGAGCGAGCATGTGGTCTACGCTGGAAGTTCCGACGCGCACTTTGCCCAGGCTCTCGATTCGGCCGGCACCGAACGGTGGCGTTTCGGCGCCGACGTCCCGGTCTGGTCGTCACCGGCAGTCGCCGGTGATCTGGTCTATTTCGGCGACGCCGCTGGGCGCATCCACGCCGTCGACCGCGCGACCGGCAAGGAGCACTGGATGTTCCGCACGGGCGCAACCGTCTTTTCGTCGCCGGTGGTCGAGGGTAGTCTCGTCATCGTCGGCAGCACGGATGGCGGCGTCTATGCCCTTCGCACCGGCAACGGCCCTGCGATCAAACGCGCGGTTTTCTTCGATAGCACATATTTCAAGGCGGCCACCGTTAGGCAGCCCGACGTCACGGCCCGTTACTTCAACAATCGCGGATATCAGACCATCGATGCCGCCGCGCTCGAGCGCTTTCTCGCGGACCGCATCGCCGACCACGCGCCGAGCATCGTCGTCTTCGCCGTCGATCAGGCGCCCGCCTCGATCGTTGCTCGACCACTCGATCAATCGCTGCTTCGCCGGTATCTCGACGCGGGCGGCAAGGTCGTGTGGCCCGGCAAGCCGCCACTCATCTTCCCGATGGATCTTGCGACCGGCGCCTTCCCACCGATGTCTTCCATGAACTGGGCCGCGCCTAACGACCTGCTCGGCGTGCCGCACGAGGCCGCGATCTTCGACATGCGCGGCGCGCGCGCGACGCCGGCCGGCGCCCGCATCGGGTTGCCCGTACGGTGGCACGACAACTGGTCCGTCGCCCCGGCGGGTGTGACCACCGTGCTCGGTGTCGACGAGTGGGGTCTCGCTGCCGCGTGGATCAAGCGCTACGGTGGAAAGCCGGGCACTGGATTCATCAGAGTGCCGGGCGACGACCCGATGGTGTTGTACGAGGCGGCCGAGTCGATTCAATAGAGAGTCCTGGCTGCAGCTGGTGGCAGATAGGCCGCTGCTGCGCGACATTCCACTCCGTGACCACGCGGCGAACTTTCCTCTCCATGGTTGCCGCCGGATTCGTCGCGCGGCGGGCGGCTGGGTCCGCGCTCTTTTCGGCGCCGCCCCGTCCGCGCCCATCACAAGCGCAGCTCGAGTGGCAACGCGACGAGCTCGCGATGTTCCTCCACTTCGGCGTCAACACGTTCACCGATCGGGAATGGGGAGACGGCCGCGAGGATCCGGCGATCTTCAACCCGACGCAGCTCGACGCGCGACAGTGGGCTCGGACCGCGGGCGAGGCTGGATTCCGGACACTCATTCTCACCGCCAAGCACCACGACGGATTCTGTCTCTGGCCAACGAAGACGACGAATCACTCCGTCGCGCACAGTCCATGGCGGAACGGCCAGGGCGACGTCGTCCGCGAGATGGTCGACGCGTGTCGCGCCGAAGGCCTCGAGGCGGGTATTTATCTGTCGCCGTGGGACCGCCACGAGCCCTCGTACGGTGACTCGGCCCGATACAACAATCTCTACTGCGCGCAACTCACCGAGCTCCTTACGAACTACGGTGCGATCAGCGAGGTGTGGTTCGATGGCGCGAACGGTGAAGGGCCGAACGGGCGCAAGCAGGTCTACGACTGGCCGCGCGTCTGGAGTCTCGTTAGGCGATACCAGCCCAACGCGGTGATCTTTTCGGACGCGGGTCCCGACGTCCGGTGGATCGGCAACGAACGCGGCGCTGCGGGCGAGACGAATTGGTCGATGGTGGATCCGAGCGTCGTGCCGTACCCCGGCGCGTCTGGCGACGCGGTGACGCGCATGCTGCAGCAGGGCGACCCAAATGGCAGTTCGTGGCGTCCTGGAGAGACCGACGTCTCGATTCGCCCCGGCTGGTTCTACCACCCGGCGGAGGACGCACGCGTCAAGAGTGGCGACGAACTGGTCCAACTGTATTTCACGTCCGTCGGCCGGAACTCGAAGCTGCTTTTGAACGTGCCGCCGACGCGCGACGGGAAGCTTCACGACCACGACGTCGCAGCTCTTCTCGCAATGCGACGACGCCTAACGGCGCTATTTCCCATGCCGCCGGGTGGAGCTCGCCCGAATACCTGGCGCGTCACCGGTCCACACAGTGGTGTGCTCGAGATCGACTACGGACACACGGTCAGCGTGTCGATCGCCGACCTGCGCGAGGACATCGCGCGCGGCCAGGTCGTCTCTCGTTACGAGCTCGCTGGCACTACTGGCGGATCGTGGACCACGCTCGCGCGCGGAACGACGATCGGCTATCGCAAGCTCGATCGCTTTGCGACCACGAGAGTGCGCCGCGTCAGACTCACCCTGGAGGCGGTCGACGCGGCGCAACCCGTGAGTATCGCTCTTTACTCGACCTTGAACTTGACCGACTGCAGGACCTTGCCGTCCTGCACGACGTCGCAGCGCCAGTCGCCCGACGCATCGGGGCCGAGGGTCTTGGAGCTGTAGGTACGCCACGGCGACCCGCCAACCTTGAGCTTCACGCGTCCCTGCTCGGCGTCGCCCTTGTACCAGACATGCTCGACTTCGGTGCTGTCAGCGCCGCTGATCTTGCTCATGCAGTAGAGCTTTGCCGTTCCCTTCGGAAAGGACTCGGCGCCGCCAGTGAGCTCGTGATTGGCGACCGCGGTGCCGACGGACACCTCGGCCGTTGCCGCCGCCTTGGCAGCGCCGGCTTGCGTGGCATCTTGCGCGCGCGCGGTCATCGGGGACATCAGCGCGATCGCGGCCCCGAGAAAGAGACTTGCGGACAGGTGGGTGCGCATAGCGCTCCTGGGAGGGGAGGGAGTGGGTTCTCCAAAATGCATGATCGGGTTCCACCCGGCCATAGTAGCCTCGTCACCACTCGAGCCGTGGAGGATCTCTGCTGATGACGACGATCCCAGCGTAACGTTGCAGATCCCTTTGCCACCCGGCTCATCCCCGCCATACTCCAAGGCGTATCCTACTCCGCCCGGAGAATCCCCACGTGCGCAAAACCGTCGTCGCCGCCCTGATCGTACTCGTCGCCGCAACCGCCAAAGCCCAGAGCCCCAACACGTACAGCGACATGCGCTGGCGCGAAATCGGACCCACGCGTGCCGGAAGGGCGCGCGGTGTCTCCGGCGTCCCGAGTCAGCCTAACGTCGCGTACATCGGCTTCGACAACGGGGGCGTCTGGCGCTCCACGGATTACGGATCGACCTGGCATCCACTCTTCGACAGCCAGACGACGGGATCGATCGGCGCGATTGCTGTCGCCCCATCGGACCCGAACGTCATCTATGTCGGTACGGGGGCGGGAATCATCCGGCCTGACCTGGCCGTGGGCGACGGCATGTATAAGTCGACCGACGGCGGCAAGTCATGGCTCCATCTCGGGCTCCACGACACGCAGATGATCGCGATGATCGCCGTCGACGCGAAGGATCCGAACCGCCTTTTCGTCGCCGCCCTCGGTCACCCGTACGGTCCCAACGCCGAACGTGGCGTGTTCCGCTCCACCGACGGCGGACAGACGTTTCAGAAAGTTCTCTACAAGGACGAATACACGAGCGCGAACGACGTCCGCATCGACCCGAGCAATCCGAACATTGTTTACGCTGCGCTCTGGCAACAGCAGCAGAGTTTCATCGAGGGCGGCTCATTCGGTGGCTCGAACGGCGGGATCTTCAAGTCGATCGACGGCGGCACGACGTGGAGTCAGCTCACCGAGGGGCTGCCGACCGTTCTTCAGGCCAACCTCGGGATTGCCGCGAGCGATCCCAATACGATCTACGCAACCGTCGCCGGGGCCGCACCGGGTACCCCGGCTGCACCGGTTGGCTTCGGCGGTGGCGTCATCGGCTTCTTCAAATCGACCGACGCCGGAGCGCACTGGACGCTAGTGAACGGCGCCGGCGTCACAGGACGCGTCCCGGACAATCGACCGCTCGCTCGCATCGGCGGCGGCGACCTTCCGACGATCGCCGTCGACCCGAAGAACCCGAATGTCGTCTACACCTGCTCGACGGTCTCCTGGCGAACGGAGGACGGCGGACTCACCTGGACGGCGGTGCGGGGCGCGCCCGGCGGCGACGATTATCAGCAGATGTGGATCAACCCGAATGATCCAAACATTCTCATCATGGTGAGCGACCAGGGCGGCGTCGTCAGTGCCAACCGGGGCGCTTCGTGGAGCAATTGGTACACACAGCCCACGGCGGCGATGTATCACGTCTCGACCGACAACACCTTCGTCTATCGTGTCTGCGGCGGCCAGCAGGACTCCGGCTCGGCGTGCGTCGACAGCCGGTCGATGGACGGCGAGATCACCTTCCACGACTGGCATCCCGTCAACATCCAGGAGTACGGCATTGCGGCCCCGGATCCGCGCGACGCCGATCTGGTGTTCGGCAGCATGCGCCAGGGTGTCTCACTCTACAATCGACACACGGGCCAGACGACGCTCGTCGGGCCCGACATGAGTGCGAAACTGCCTAACGGCGACCCGATCAACCGCAACGTCCGCACGATGCCGATCGCCTGGCGCGGTGACGAGCTGTTCTACGTCTCGAATGTCGTGTGGCTGACTACCGATCGTGGTCACGCCTGGACGCGCATCAGCCCCGACCTCGCGCGGCAGACGTGGGCCGTCCCGGCGAACGCCGGCAAGTACGCGTCGGGCGTGACACCTGCACCGCAAGGCACGATCACGGCACTCTCGCCATCACCGCGCGCGCACGGAATCCTCTGGGCCGGCACCGACGACGGGCAGATCCAGACCACGAGTGACTTCGGTGCGCACTGGACCAACGTCACACCGCCCGCGATCAAGCCGTGGACGCGCATCTTCAACATCGAGGCAGGCCACTTCGACAACGCCACCGCCTACGCCGCCGCCAACACCTTCCGCGTCGACGACAACAATCCGCACTTCTGGCGAACGCACGATGGCGGTCGGACCTGGACCGAGATCGACAACGGCATTGCACCTGGCGCAGTCGCCAACGCGATCCGCGAAGATCCGCGCAAGCGCGGGCTGCTCTACGCCTCGACTGACACGCAGGTCTGGGTGTCGTTCGATGACGGCAATAATTGGGAAACGCTGCGCCTCAACATGCCAGCGATCTCGGTGCGCGATCTCCAGCTCAAGGACGACTCCAGTTGCCTGTGCTCCGATCTGATCGCCGGAACTCACGGGCGTGGATTCTGGATCCTCGACGATGTGACGCCCCTTCGCCAGGCCGCCGACGCGCGCGCTGCGCGGAGCGCCTACCTGTTCAAGCCCGCGACGGCGGTCCGCGTTCGCTTCGCCACGAACGATCCGACGCCGTGGCCGCCCGAGCTTCCCGCCGGAGAGAATCCACCGCCGGGCGGCATCGTCGATTACTACCTACCTAACGATGCCTCGGGTGAGGTGAAGCTCGAGATCCTCGAGAACGGCGGTAAGGTCATTCGGCGGTACTCCAGCAACGATCCGGTTCTCAATCCCCACCCCGCGCTCGACTCGGCCGCGTACAATCGCGTTTGCCAGGCGACGCCGACCGCACCCTTCTGCGGCCTGCCACTCTACTGGCAAGGACCACCGATGGTGGTCTCGACGCGTCGCGGCATGCACCGCTTCGCGTGGGACCTCCACTTCGATCCTGTCACTGCCGGCGACACCCTACCGAATAGCGACGAAGACGCGCTTGGCGCCGTGCCGCATCGCACCTACACGACGGTGAATTCGCCCTGGGCGCCACCAGGCAACTACACCGTACGCCTAACGGCCAACGGCCAGAGCATGACGCAGCCGCTCACGCTCCGCCTCGATCCGCGCGTCAAGACACCGGCCGCGGGACTCACACAGCTCGCTCGTCTCTCACGCGAACTATACGACCAGGCGGTGGCGACGCACGCGGCCTATTTGCAAGCACGATCGCTTGCCACGTCGACAGCCGAAGGCACGCCGCTGCGCGCGCAGATCGATTCGCTCGCGCCGGCGCCGGCGCGCGGTGGCGGCCGACGCGGCGGATTCGGTCGTCGCGGTGGCGCCGGCGGCGCCACGCCAACGCTCAACGGAGCGAGCGACGCGCTGCTCGCTGCCGCGATGGCCCTGCAGAGTGCCGACGTGACGCCGACCGTGAGTGAAGTTGCGGCCGCCGAGCACGCGCAGGCACAAGCGAAGGAAGTGATGTCGCGATGGAACGCGCTCAAGAGCGGGAAACGACCCGTTCATTAGTCCG of the Gemmatimonadaceae bacterium genome contains:
- a CDS encoding PQQ-binding-like beta-propeller repeat protein gives rise to the protein MLPIRALGVLGLVGSAIVVTESRRTPPDLPPETMFRGGPAHHGVYHGGGPTLLGLAWRAATNGDVVSSPAIANGIVYVGSGDGGLYAFELATGVRRWKYDAASPVSSSPAIGGGLVYAESREGSIFAVDAATGARRWRITTGKDLPLPWGHESGDYFLSSPAYVDGTIVVGAGDGGIYALDATTGRRKWRAQTEGRVRASPAVANGKVYAGSYDGRVYCYDLTNGALRWRYETQGVTLQSGSYGFDRRSIQSSPAVDNGVVYVGARDGFLYAIGADDGKLRWRVDHKVSWIITSPAVSEHVVYAGSSDAHFAQALDSAGTERWRFGADVPVWSSPAVAGDLVYFGDAAGRIHAVDRATGKEHWMFRTGATVFSSPVVEGSLVIVGSTDGGVYALRTGNGPAIKRAVFFDSTYFKAATVRQPDVTARYFNNRGYQTIDAAALERFLADRIADHAPSIVVFAVDQAPASIVARPLDQSLLRRYLDAGGKVVWPGKPPLIFPMDLATGAFPPMSSMNWAAPNDLLGVPHEAAIFDMRGARATPAGARIGLPVRWHDNWSVAPAGVTTVLGVDEWGLAAAWIKRYGGKPGTGFIRVPGDDPMVLYEAAESIQ
- a CDS encoding alpha-L-fucosidase, with protein sequence MTTRRTFLSMVAAGFVARRAAGSALFSAPPRPRPSQAQLEWQRDELAMFLHFGVNTFTDREWGDGREDPAIFNPTQLDARQWARTAGEAGFRTLILTAKHHDGFCLWPTKTTNHSVAHSPWRNGQGDVVREMVDACRAEGLEAGIYLSPWDRHEPSYGDSARYNNLYCAQLTELLTNYGAISEVWFDGANGEGPNGRKQVYDWPRVWSLVRRYQPNAVIFSDAGPDVRWIGNERGAAGETNWSMVDPSVVPYPGASGDAVTRMLQQGDPNGSSWRPGETDVSIRPGWFYHPAEDARVKSGDELVQLYFTSVGRNSKLLLNVPPTRDGKLHDHDVAALLAMRRRLTALFPMPPGGARPNTWRVTGPHSGVLEIDYGHTVSVSIADLREDIARGQVVSRYELAGTTGGSWTTLARGTTIGYRKLDRFATTRVRRVRLTLEAVDAAQPVSIALYSTLNLTDCRTLPSCTTSQRQSPDASGPRVLEL
- a CDS encoding DUF2914 domain-containing protein, with the translated sequence MRTHLSASLFLGAAIALMSPMTARAQDATQAGAAKAAATAEVSVGTAVANHELTGGAESFPKGTAKLYCMSKISGADSTEVEHVWYKGDAEQGRVKLKVGGSPWRTYSSKTLGPDASGDWRCDVVQDGKVLQSVKFKVE